CCAAATTATCTCGTAACACGTCTTCTATTGGGACGAAAGTGTGGCAAACTGTGGTTTGGGTATGCCCGTATCTACTTTGGAAAAATCAGAACATGAAGGCATTCCAAAACAAATGTCGGAGTGTGCCGGATATGATATCTGAAATTCAAGTAAAATCGTTTGATTAGATCTCTCACAAGATTAAAAGACACAGGTGATTGGTTTGTGTGGCTTTCAAACCCGGATCTATATATCGATTTAGTTTAGTTCTGGGATGCTACCTCTGCATCCCCTGTATGTAATTGTCTATTTCGGGTGTTGGGGCTAGTATACTTTTCATCGTGCCCCATCGTTTGTATTTGTATCTCGCGGATGTACTTTTTCTACGTGTGTATACACACACacgcatgcatatatatatatgaaaaaatcCACATGTCTTAAATTATTAATCATGACAATTGTTATAGTTGTTATTAAAAAATCCCTACTAAAATGATGTTTGGTATCAATAATTTTTCACAGTAACTGGACGAACTCACCCTTACCTATATAGTTAATTTCAAATCGAGTAATATCGTCTCTTCTTAGGAGGATAAGTCACGATTTGTTATTGCGGTGTCGAAGACTTCATCCAATATGGGTAACGTTGGTTCCTTTTGTTTTCGTGAAATCTACTAATGCGAAACACATTCATGATTTAGTTGATGTTGATTTAGTAGATTCGGTGTACTCTAATTGCATTGTTTGGGTTTCGGAGTTATCAGATCCTACTAATGTTAATCGAATTATTTTCGATACTTTTGATTAACATTTGTCGGAAACAACTAATAGATTTGTGTTGACTAGTGGGTCTATGGTTGTCGATAATGTGGTTCAACTTGATAAACAATCTGTGTACTTTCCCTATTTTGATTCGTTATCCAGTTCAATAAATGAACCTAGTGTACATGTTAAACCAAGTCTTGACAGTGGGGTTGTGCAAGATCAAGGGGTGTGTTCGACTCCAGGTAATTCGAGTTTAGGCAGGAGGGTTGTGCAAGATCAAGGGGTTTGTTCGACTGTAGGTATATCGTGTTTGGATAGTAGGGTTATGACAGGTTAAGGGGTTAGTTCGGCTAAAGGTTCTTTGGCTATTAAATTTGGCTCGATGGAATCTGATGTAGCTCCCGAGAATGTATCAATTTTTTCTCCTGTCGTGGacacttcttcttcttcaaagtttaatGATGACGGTTATTCGGACATTAGGAAGAAGTTGAACAAGAAGAACAACGCGTCAAAAGCGGTTGACATGTCTATACGGAAAGGAGGGGTTTCCTCTTTGAATGATTGGGTCAAAGAAATTTGGTAGTCAAGGTAATGGTATATCTAAGGAGGATGATAAATCGAAGGCGAAGCCTGTTTCTTTTAACTTGCATGATACTTACGTGCTTAGTGATGAAGAGGAATCGGTCAAGTTGAATGATGATGGTAATGATTTCGCACGCCGGGATGAAAAGGATCCTGGAGAGAACGACAACAATGGTCCCGGGTTAATTGTAGTGGATCGGAACCTCGGTTTTTTCGAAAGTCTTAAGAAGGAAGGCTCGCTTCCAACTCCCGTTCGGGGTGTTAGGATTTCCAACGCTTCGTAAAATATCATCATATGAGATTGAAAATCGGGGAGGTAAGAAATTGAATCTTTTGAAGGTTGATGGTGTGATTGTAAATATCTTGTTTGTCTTTTTCATCGATTGATGAAAAGACTTGGTTATATGTTATTGTTTTTTGTAgcccaaaacaaaaaaaataaaaataaaataaaataaaaaaattcacgATTTGTTGTCTTTTGACTTAGTTTTGTTGAATTAATACCACTTTGTCATTATTAAATTGTCTTtaattgaaatatgaaaatctaGTTCATACGTTGAGTAAGACCATCCACATCCACATATATATCATCACTGTTATATGTCATTATTAAATTATCTTGGAAATACGAAAATTTAGTTTATACGTTGTTTAAGACCATCCACATATATGTCACATAGTGTTATAATGTCATATACGTAGCGGTTGCATTTTCAAGGAAGTTGTATAACTATATATTTTATTGAAATGGTAGTCTCGGCATACTGACGTTGAACATTGACTAAATGTACTTGTACTTCTATATAAAGAGTTATTATTGCCACTCATAACTTCATCTCTTCCATTCATTTTCATTTGTgaaataaaaacaaacaaaaaatgtTATCCGAATTGGGATACAAGATTTATCACTCCGTGATTACATTCAATTCCTGGTGGTGGGAAGTAGACAACCAACAAGACGAGCTTGCTCGCTTGATTCTCACCATTTGTGTTCCATGTTTACTACTTGTATGGTACAAGTGGATGCTCTACTACACCAAAAATCCCAAAACTCTGTTACCACCCGGACCATATGGCTTACCAATTCTAGGCTACCTCCCATTTTTTGGCTCCCAAGTTCATGAAATATTCACCTCTATGGCTAATAAATATGGCCCAATCTTCAGTCTACGTCTTGGAAGTAAACTCGTTGTGGTAGTTAACACCATTGACCTAGTGAAGATTGTGGCTCGTGAGCAGGACCAGATTTTTGCCAACCGAAATGCTCCAACCACAGCCGTAACCATCACTTATGGAGCCACGGACGTAGTATGGTCCGATAGCAACCCAAATTGGAAGAATATGCGCAGGATTTTAGTAAGCCAAGTTCTATGCAACAAAAATCTCAACACGTTCCAGAGTTTTAGAAGAAATGAAGTGAGAAAGGTCGTAAATGAACTGTACACTAAGCTAGGAGCAAAGATCAATATTAACCAAATTGCTTTCAATACATCACTAAATATTGTAACTAGCATGTTATGGGGTTATACCAAACCGGTTTATAATATAGATGAGTTTCGAGATGTAGAGTTCAAGATTATCGAGCTACTGGGAGCGCCAAACATCTCCGATTTCATCCCAACATTATCAAAGTTTGATATACAGGGATTTAATCGGGACATGCAAAAGCAATATAAATATATTGATCATATTTTTAATTGCATGATCGAAGAAAAGGTAAAAGCTAAGCGCAAAATTGGAGAAGACGAATTGAAGGATACTTTGCAGACCTTACTAGATCTTAAAGACCAAATAAATGATCCAGCAACATTTAACATGACCCATATTAAGGCGTTACTACTCGTAAGCATTTCCTTAAATCTTTTTATTATCCTTTAATGAAAACAAGGCTTTTAGTTCTGATTTTAGTTTCTATCTTTATACTAAAAGGGAATATTGTTGTCACTTACTTACAGAACATTGTGGTCGGAGCAACAGACACAACATCAACAATGGTAGAATGGGCGATGGCTATGATTTTAGCTTATCCAGATGTCATGAAAAAGATTCAGGAAGAGTTAACAGAGGTTATTGGTATGAACAATGTCGTTGAAGAATCTGATATCCCTAAATTAACGTATTTGGATGCAGTCGTGAAAGAGACATTCAGACTACACCCTGCAGTTCCTCTACTAATCCAAAGATCCCCAGATGAATCCTGCAATGTCGGCGGATACACCATTCCGAAGGGTACTATTGTCTATATCAACGTTTGGGCGATCCACCGAGATCCGAGTAACTGGAAAGATCCGTTGGAGTTCAAGCCCGAAAGGTTCTTGAACGGTAAATGGGATTACAATGGAATTAATTTCAAGTTTATGCCGTTTGGAGTAGGGAGAAGAATATGCCCAGGAATCGTAGTCGGAGACAAGATGTTGATATATGTATTAGCATCGCTTTTGCATTCTTTTGATTGGAGCTTACCAAAAGATGAAGAGTTTCAGCTTACGGACGAGTTTGGAATAGTTGCCAAGAAAAGGAAACCACTGATAGCTATACCCTCTCAACGATTATCTAGTGCGAGCCTCTACGATTGATACAAAATAATGTCTTTGAACTAGTTCAAATAATAACTCTTATAATAAGTTATGTTTATATAAGGATATAGTAAGAAATATTATATGTTCGTTAGGTTGTGCATCCATATCTTGTTTCAGCGTGTGAATGTGTGATTAATGTATGTTTGAGTCCGTCTATTGCCAATATAATTCAATAAATGCATATTTATATCAACTGTGTAGTTGTATTGTGACTAAAACATTAAATAGTAGAAAAATATATAACTGATTTTCAATTAAGTAGTAAAGGAAGATATAATCGTGGGTTTGTGTGTGGTCTCGTGTGCGTTTGTACGATCTATGTTTTATCTAGctatttgctatatatatatatatatatatatatatatatatatatatatatatatatatatatatatatatataggggcaggatcaatggggaagtaaccaatcggggggaagcggagggaagcaaatttttattttttttcttcgtttttttgaaaatttttttttacggcatcaagatcacacgaaaatatgaacatttagaagagacacttcgtgatgaatgttattatttaggcgggaaaacgatcgacaaaaataacattcaagataatattgttcgtgaagaatatgaacgttttttttttcatgttttgtgaagtaaaatttagcccgatttagagtttagggattagggtttagggtttggtgttttgggtttattccataaacccaataaacccaaaacaccaaaccctaaaccctaaaccctaaactctaaaccgttcgtgttaaaaactcaatctaaatctaaatgtaaaccttaaatctaaaccctaaaccctaaatttctaaaccctaatatctaaaccctataaaccctaatatctaaaccccaatagctaaaacctcaaaatacgctcgaaaaacacgataattgttatatattacttcttcggcgttttcccgccaaaataaaaaacatttatcacaaagtgtctctactaaatgttcatattttcatctcatctataatgttcgtgaacaaagtttttttaaaaaacgaagaaaaaaaaaagtttttgcttcccctcatttccccccgaatggttacttccctcttgatcctaccactatatatatatatatatatatatatatatatatatatatatatatatatatatatatatatatatatatatatatatatatatatatatatatatatatatatatatatataaacttacttgccttttcaaaaaaaaaaaaaaaaaagtaaaggaAGATATAATCAACTTAGGAAGTTGATAAGTTTTGTTTgggttttatttttgaacgaaaagtAACTCAACTACCTAAATCACAAATTCTTAATATTAAGCATTTAACGAGGATTACCTTAATATACTCTATCATTCTcaaaaaaaactaataataaataaataaaaatactaaactgacttaatttatatattaattaaaaattagtaataaatgaaataataaagATGAGGGGAACTTCTTGTGATAGGTGAAAAATTGACCCAACGCATACATCTTTTGATCCTAAAAATCCAACTCAACGTGTTTTTAACATTGAACTAATATAGCTTCTGGTATTTGTTAGAGTATGCACGTAGACAACTATCAATATAAATTACTTCATCCGTCCCATTGTAAGTGTTCACTATTGACCTTTCAAAGTCTTCCATGCGTTTTTCTTGGCTAATCACAAAACCATCGTGAATACAAGTGCTTTGACCTTTCTTCTAACAAAATCATAATTTCCCTTCATGTGACATTTGATGAAACCAAATTCCAGTTCGCATCTCTTAACAACTCTTCTCCTACCACTTACAAATTCCTAACACACCATTTTTAATCCCTTTAAATCTCCTACCACGCATCCCGACATCTCATACGTAGTTCAGCAAGTCTGTCTTCATATGCATGATCCACGTGATTGTCATGTTCTTGCACTAAAACAGATCATTCGTTATATTTAAGGTACTTCAGCACTCGGACTACATATTTCAAAGTCTAGATCACAAAATTTAGTTGCATATACGGATGCCGACTGGGGTGGTTGTCCCGACACACGCCGCTCAACTTCTGGTTACTGCGTTTACTTAGGGGATAATCTCTTATCATGGTCATCTAAATGTCAAGCAACTTTGTCACGTTTTAGTGCTGAGGCGGAATATAGAGGTGTAGCAAACGTTGTTGCTGAATGTTATTAGTTGCGAAATCTCTTGCTCTAACTAAAAACTCCAGTTTTCCAAGCTTCTTTAGTGTTCTGTGACAATGTCAGTGCCATTTACTTGTCTGGTAATCCAGTCCAACATcaacgtacaaaacatattgaaatGGACATACACTTTGTTCGTGAAAAAGTTGCTCGAGGTCAAGTTCGGGTGCTTCATATCCCTACACGCTATCAAATTGCGGATATATTTACTAAGGGTTTGCCGCAGTTTGCCGCAGTTACTTTTCAATGACTTTCGTTCTAGTCTATGCATTCGACCACCGATAGCTACGACTGCTAACTCACCTGAAGTAATCCTAAGTGCCTTGACTATGTTCATTTCTTATGGCCAACAACAATGTTGAACAGTACCTGCACTAAAAAGTGATGACATGAGTTAATACCAGTGGCGAAATCGCGAGAAATTCAACGTTACACCAAAAATTGATCTATGTTGTAATATATTAGTCACCTGGTAGTTATAAAGTAGTTAAAGAAAATAGTAAGTGACTCTATTATGTTCATTGATTGCAGCCAACAACATTATTGAAATGTACATGTGGTAAAAAGTAATAACATCAGGGTTAATAGAAGGTCCATTTGGAGCAAAGAATTTTTTAACATAATCGttaggtgttttttttttttttttttttttttttttttttttttttttttttgaaaggcaaggttagttgttagttgttagactcgaacttgggtcactctcgaatccatgaaacatggataccaatgaagcaaggcCTCATTGGCATAATCGTTAGGTGTTCATTTGGACCGATTGATGCTTTAGTTATATTGACCGGATAAAATCGATTGCATTAACAATCTACAGATGCTAGTCGATGGGAGAGATAATACAACTTCGCATGCTTGGTAGAAAGATGGAAATGAAATTGGGATACCTTCCGATGTTCATAACAACAGTGTTTGTAAAAAGTACCAGAATTAGTAAATGTTAAGGGAAATATCAAATGAAATCTAGATGTTGTATACTGATGGTCATAATATCTAGATATATAATACCAAAACACGTAAGTTGatccatacatatataatatattcataccTTCTTcaactttaatgcaaaaacaaaatCATTCATGGTAAATTCAGTAAATTCAATAATGTCTTTGACACGATATAATGCATCCAAACATCACACATACACATTGTGGCACAAAATAGAACAGTTGGCATGCATAAAAATCACACATACACATTGTGGCACAAAATCGAACAACTTATGTAGGATTCATAGTTCGATGTGTGGATTTAAATTAAGCACTATGTTACAATCAATTACGCCATGTTGTATAATCAGTTAGAATACCTTGTAACCGTTTTGCATAATTCATTTTGCAACGGTTGAACAAATGAGATTGCAATTCCTGAATAATACCAACATAGGATATATGAAGAAGACCTGATCACCTTGTTATCAATAAATCATGAGATAAGCGTTCCTAACCACCACCAACAGAAAAGATGCAAAGAAAGGCATAAAAGCGTACAAATCCTATTTTTTGAACGTTTTGGTAGCAACAGAGAAAAAGATACCAGCATAAGGTGTGAATCTATCTGTTGAAGAAATTGGAAACCCTAATTGAGGTGTGGTAGCGTACGAATGAAAGAGAGAGTGATAGGTTTTTTTAATTGATAGATCAATATCAGAGTGACAAATGTTAAAATGTCAGAGTTTTGCAAAATTAATTTGGAATAATTTTCGAGGTGACATTTAGCATATTCACATACTTTATATAAggttatagatagatagatagatataaactagtgaaatgactcatGGAACCACGAATTAGTTTTAaataaacagtttaatgatatgttttaggtattaagtgaacgtaaatgctaaaatcatttagtttaatgacctgttgaaccacagattccgactaagaaacttgtcgttatttttacaaacatattaataatttaacttgtgcagaataaatgaactacatttattctcccaagaTCTTCTTCCAATTTTCACcacaattactattttctttgACATAAAAGCCTAAATTATAACATTTTAAtgagacatgtatttcgtatacatatgtaacagaattaatcccgtaaaaagaactcatatttgaatgataataataatataataataataaagtttggtcTGAAATTGAGTatttatgtttttaataatattttattaataacaaacgcatctttattttttttttaaaaatataaaatataattattatataaaagttgtaaaatatgtttcaaagtttatacatgtaTTCACGGGGTGTTATGTAAAAAattgtacaatttattttaaagtttgtCCATATGATTATGGGGACTTTTGatcataagattgtacataatgcttcaaatattgtacatatgatcattgagatgttttaccataaggttgtacataatgcttcaaatattgtacatatggtcatgagagtgttttatcataatgttgtacataatgtttcatatattatacaatgaacatgttaataatcttattaaatgtaattagttattttaatgacatcatcatgaggggcttagaattttttctttatttttgaattCTTTTTAAGTTTGAATAGtttttatttatgacatcatcatttgtaagaccctaatcagtttgtacaacagtgtaattatgttacatagagtgtgggtgatgttgtgcagttaaacagaagtcactgagtgagctgagcctagtgcgcgccgcgcacactaaagggagcgcgccgcgcaccccttactgtagccgggttccagctttttaaatcagatattttgatgggcattttggtaaattcacttatggacgggttaaagacagataggtcagtttggggagcaccattactccattatcaacaaccttatcactttaactttaattctagagagagattgtgatttttgagagagaatgcttaaatccaagaggaaggagcttgttttgggttaaagttcaagcattaaagtcgttcatcttatctctagcttcgttgtggtatgttctaattttattttccttactttgatttagtgtaagggttagggtttgagtaaatgatgaacacaaaatccattattggtgattttgggtgttcttgggtaaaattgagtcttgaaaactaattggtgactagtctagggtttcaaagtattaaatgatgtttatgaaccctaattggtgagttaattgctaacacacctagttatttagtaaatgggtgttggttagttagtggatgacccgaaatgggtgtgttgtcttaaaatggttatttgggtaataaattgacctagtttggaaagatgggtatgaattaccctaattatgtattagttggtgttgttggaccttaatcactagctttaaagtgattagtggtggtcttgactttaattgggcggttttggtataaatgggcgatttaatacattaagtcattaaatgctcatgtgtaagtgttagtattgagtccacttagcttgtgtgttgatcaagtacttattatattaggtactttgctttgaagcttgtggaggttgaaatcgtcatctaattgttaaggtgagtggaataattatatgcgtatgtatataatgtatctatttgttgtagcgtgaaaggtgtagtgtcgaggtgttaagacaccacgtttcacgtgaagggtgtagcatcgaggtgttaagatgccactcgggtgtagcatcgaggtgttaagatgccacctaggagtgtagtgtcgaggtgttaagacaccactccgtaaaataatgagtgttgcatcgaggtgttaagatgccactcggggtgatgtgccgaggtgttaaggtgccaccctaggggttagtggtgcgaggtattaagtgccctaatgggtgttatgaacaccgatggcgttttcgcgagcgccgttcccttgtactattggtcgaccatggttacttgtgttgtaagtatattatatcatttcgagttatattattatgcggttgttgctagcttgtggtattggagattatagcttgttaatgtgacgataagctaattgtgttgctagcatgtttgcggtttgtgtaagtgtatgcaagtaggtataattatatatgtattcgtataattattgcattcactaagctttgcttaccctctcgttgtttaccattttataggttcggttttggacaagggtaagggcatcgtattggactagagatcccgcttgatactaggggacgcttttggctttagtagctcttggagtttgaccggtagttgggtagtttaatcctaaacgccatgctcattgtatagtttggaacttaaactttttggtggtcgaaactctaaacttgtattaaacttgtattttgggtcgtgtgggccccgcttgtaaaacatcatttttatgtttgattcgtgttagttttacatatataagtttgttgtgaaaagcgttcggtctaaaagtgtcgggaagtcgaagatcttttcgcgaaaaatggacattttgatcagaactgtctcaggccttgtgcgcgccgcgcacaggcagtggtgcgcgccgcgcaccctccagatcagttttaaaatttttttttattccgcgtttttggttggttaacgggttgggttgttacaagtggtatcagagcctggtctaagggatttaggtgacttgagataggtgcctagacttagacttttgtgtgcgcgtgtatgcgggacttgtaggactttgggtaggATCGAGATGGTTAgtacataggtttatgtgaactaatcatgcgctatttgtttgtgttgtgtttagcaatcatcaagcgagataggcgttgtactagcgagttaatgtgacgtgctcgcgtagtaatgactagctaccattgttacgggcgcaaatcgtgttaaacaagcaatgtacaacgattgttgagcgagatggagtagtgtggcatatatgtatatacacatgtaattgtcctttcgtttttgtggtttaacctatttcgttttatagaatgaagacgagaaacggtcccgatcatgataacggaagtacaagcgaggacgccgagttttcgacaaaggttgaggccgtctttaaaaagttaaaagcggattttcttacggacgtccgaaaggtctttcaagataccgatttgataaatgaacgaatgaaggccactatcgaagaggcccttgaagctaggaatatctatcctcgcggtgaaggaggcgaaggaaggcgggacttccactacaagaacttcaaggatgctcaacccccgatgtttaatggggtgcgggatcctttaaaaagtacatgttggatctccgatattgagggagctttccgtaccgcggaatgtcctcccgaaaagaagacgaggtatggttctagcatgttacgcgaagaagctaagttgtggtgggacgataaaatcaacttgtatggtgaagaacaatgtatgggtttgacttgggaagacttcaagaaagagtttttcaaagaataccgaacttcttccgacctcgatagaatccgggatgagttgcaccatttgcaacaaggttccatggatttggttaccctcaagtccacattcttggcaaagactcgtttttgcccggaatatgttggtgatgatcataagctcatgaaggatttctaccgtactttgaatgatgagtacaaggggaagattagtcggggtatggctaagtcttttgatgaattgttcgagttggctcggggttttgagccggaggttccaagaaagagtgatttcatgtttaccaaaagaaagtttgaaggttttagttactctaacgcctcaagcaagaagagcaagagcaagagggggaccgaaagtgtcaatagtgcaaagaagggcactaccggtgggttttcttatacgtgctacaattgtgggcaaccgggtcatatggctcgtgagtgtccgaaatcatcttccggaaacaaagtcacttgttttaattgcggcaaagaagggcataagaagccagagtgtcccgacttgcgaaacgataatgtgaagcggttagagaaggcggcaggtacggctaggggttgcaactacttgatgactaatgatgaagccaaacaatcgaacgaagttgtctcaggtactgtcatggttaattctaatccggcgaggattcttttcgatagcggtgcaaatttgtcgtttgagtctcc
This genomic window from Rutidosis leptorrhynchoides isolate AG116_Rl617_1_P2 chromosome 2, CSIRO_AGI_Rlap_v1, whole genome shotgun sequence contains:
- the LOC139891695 gene encoding geraniol 8-hydroxylase-like, translating into MLSELGYKIYHSVITFNSWWWEVDNQQDELARLILTICVPCLLLVWYKWMLYYTKNPKTLLPPGPYGLPILGYLPFFGSQVHEIFTSMANKYGPIFSLRLGSKLVVVVNTIDLVKIVAREQDQIFANRNAPTTAVTITYGATDVVWSDSNPNWKNMRRILVSQVLCNKNLNTFQSFRRNEVRKVVNELYTKLGAKININQIAFNTSLNIVTSMLWGYTKPVYNIDEFRDVEFKIIELLGAPNISDFIPTLSKFDIQGFNRDMQKQYKYIDHIFNCMIEEKVKAKRKIGEDELKDTLQTLLDLKDQINDPATFNMTHIKALLLNIVVGATDTTSTMVEWAMAMILAYPDVMKKIQEELTEVIGMNNVVEESDIPKLTYLDAVVKETFRLHPAVPLLIQRSPDESCNVGGYTIPKGTIVYINVWAIHRDPSNWKDPLEFKPERFLNGKWDYNGINFKFMPFGVGRRICPGIVVGDKMLIYVLASLLHSFDWSLPKDEEFQLTDEFGIVAKKRKPLIAIPSQRLSSASLYD